The following proteins are co-located in the Spea bombifrons isolate aSpeBom1 chromosome 3, aSpeBom1.2.pri, whole genome shotgun sequence genome:
- the LOC128484122 gene encoding uncharacterized protein LOC128484122, producing MEYQTQSKSALEQRCREQCIPIRGKSKDELIQALVDYDMQQAVQSDAANASEGGMVIREIPAADVGYVPRSGDPLDSYLQTVFKYVDPADANLRLQLILKYQERETAERLAEREREAAERQAAREHELKLAELERLSASPISVVSRDYYAPKPRAENFPTLDKDGDLDVFLRSFEKVCRQYQLPKDQWAKYLTPGLRGPALEAFAELPAESDQDYEAIKAALQRRYNLTPEVYRKRFRTLQKHSIESYTAVVGHLTTAFRQWIRGLEITTLESLEDLIIKEQFLQLCPANVQEWLLDREPKTAWKAGELADFYTANRAQSDRSRGFSMGASAISTYRDSRRCFICNKVGHISATCPEKRNPTPSTGAGHPSESPSSVLFVSSAENTPNVNMQPVTVGNKVTVGLRDTGAEVTLVRPELVSSEDFIPGKTLTVRGIGGLRHAVPMARVFLDWGAGKGVRDVGVSDNIPTNVLLGTDLGRLLSKYMPEDDTFDLSRQVRHLKQLCTALFAAGILLITVQFVNISKQNRGDTNSDEPNICSIQIRMATSADLQLLPLDQKDGPRDHSLHG from the exons ATGGAATACCAAACACAGTCCAAGAGTGCTCTGGAGCAACGTTGCCGTGAACAATGTATTCCCATCCGGGGAAAATCAAAGGATGAACTTATTCAAGCGCTTGTGGACTATGATATGCAACAAGCAGTGCAAAGTGATGCCGCAAACGCTTCTGAGGGAGGCATGGTCATACGGGAGATACCTGCAGCTGATGTCGGTTATGTGCCAAGATCTGGAGATCCCTTGGACTCTTATCTACAAACTGTTTTCAAATACGTGGACCCAGCAGATGCAAACCTCAGACTGCAGCTTATCCTTAAATATCAGGAa agagagactgcagagcgcctggccgagagagagagggaagctgcagagcgccaggcGGCAAGAGAGCATGAACTAAAACTGGCAgagttggagaggttaagtgcCTCACCTATCAGTGTGGTTTCAAGAGACTATTATGCACCCAAACCACGTGCAGAGAATTTTCCCACGTTGGACAAAGATGGGGATCTGGATGTCTTTCTGCGCAGTTTTGAAAAGGTTTGCAGGCAGTACCAATTACCAAAGGACCAGTGGGCAAAGTACCTCACCCCTGGTCTCAGAGGTCCTGCGCTGGAAGCATTTGCAGAGCTACCAGCAGAATCTGACCAGGACTATGAGGCAATTAAGGCTGCACTGCAGAGACGGTACAACCTTACCCCTGAGGTGTACCGAAAGAGATTCCGGACTTTGCAGAAGCATTCCATCGAGAGCTACACTGCAGTTGTGGGACACCTGACGACGGCGTTCCGGCAGTGGATTAGAGGGCTGGAGATTACAACCTTAGAAAGCTTGGAAGATCTGATCATCAAGGAACAGTTTTTGCAGCTGTGCCCAGCCAATGTACAAGAATGGCTGCTGGACCGGGAGCCCAAAACAGCATGGAAAGCGGGGGAGCTGGCGGATTTCTACACTGCTAACCGAGCACAATCGGACCGGAGCAGAGGTTTTTCTATGGGAGCTAGTGCCATTTCTACGTATCGGGATAGCCGCaggtgttttatttgtaataaagtgGGGCACATTAGCGCAACTTGCCCGGAAAAAAGAAATCCTACGCCATCCACAGGAGCGGGTCACCCCTCAGAATCGCCATCTTCGGTGTTGTTCGTCTCCAGCGCTGAGAACACCCCCAATGTGAATATGCAACCTGTCACTGTGGGAAACAAGGTAACTGTGGGGCTCAGAGACACGGGGGCAGAAGTGACTCTTGTGCGTCCAGAGCTAGTGAGCTCTGAGGACTTTATTCCTGGCAAGACCTTAACAGTGCGGGGAATTGGGGGACTACGTCATGCAGTGCCAATGGCACGAGTATTTTTGGATTGGGGAGCAGGGAAGGGTGTAAGAGATGTGGGGGTATCAGATAACATTCCTACTAATGTGTTACTGGGTACTGATTTGGGTAGGCTGTTGTCAAAATATATGCCGGAGGATGATACTTTTGATTTATCCAG ACAAGTGCGACATCTGAAACAACTTTGTACGGCCCTCTTTGCTGCTGGGATACTGCTCATCACAGTGCAATTTGTAAATATAAGCAAACAAAACAG GGGAGACACCAACAGTGATGAACCTAACATCTGCTCCATCCAGATCAGAATGGCAACATCTGCAGACTTGCAGCTGTTGCCACTGGACCAGAAGGATGGACCAAGAGACCATTCCCTGCATGGGTGA
- the LOC128483833 gene encoding galactose-3-O-sulfotransferase 4-like: MQLNTMKDILLYLQNMKLSDGIQEPMCKELLKEVNRITLNADYISEDAESSSLCKPKSHIFFLKTHKTASSTIMNILFRFGETRNLTFAFPSNNMAQFYYPGYFAASQVEGFSEENYKTFHIMCHHMRFQLTEVEKVMPNDTFYFTILRNPVSLMESSFSYYKGTQSFSRAKSLEDFMNNTSKFYKFSNNYAKNCMTFDLGYDHNGQESTEHFKLIQQAVKTTFDLVLITEYFDESLVLLKNALCWTFDDVLSFPLNSRSNNTKMSLSPETQDKIKSWNQLDWQLYVYFNRSFWDQVHKFGKERMKHEVTELRRRRAEMSETCLLGEVGPEDIRDKSLRPFQYGMAKIIGYNLKSGLGVAEQLLCRRLVTPELQYSDLLRVKQQQRTKKTPKK, encoded by the exons ATGCAACTCAACACAATGAAGGATATTCTTCTATACCTGCAAAATATGAAGTTATCAGATGGAATTCAAGAGCCAATGTGTAAGGAACTGCTCAAAGAAGTAAATAGGATAACACTCAACGCAGATTATATAAGTGAGGATGCAGAATCTTCAAGTTTGTGCAAACCAAAGTCACATATTTTCTTCCTAAAAACACACAAGACAGCCAGCAGCACAATCATGAACATATTGTTTCGATTTGGAGAGACTAGAAACTTGACTTTTGCGTTTCCATCCAACAATATGGCACAATTCTACTACCCAGGGTATTTTGCTGCTTCTCAGGTTGAAGGTTTCTCTGAAGAAAACTACAAGACATTCCATATCATGTGTCATCATATGAGATTCCAACTGACAGAG GTGGAAAAGGTAATGCCAaatgacacattttatttcactatCTTAAGGAATCCAGTTTCTTTAATGGAGTCTTCATTCTCATACTATAAAGGGACACAATCCTTTTCCAGGGCTAAAAGTCTGGAGGATTTCATGAACAATACATCAAAATTCTACAAATTTTCAAATAATTATGCCAAGAACTGCATGACTTTTGATCTGGGCTATGATCACAATGGGCAAGAATCAACAGAGCACTTTAAACTAATACAGCAAGCGGTGAAGACCACATTTGATTTGGTTCTGATTACAGAATATTTTGATGAATCATTGGTGCTCTTGAAAAATGCACTTTGTTGGACTTTTGATGATGTGCTTTCATTTCCACTCAATAGTAGGTCCAACAACACCAAAATGAGCCTTTCACCAGAAACCCAGGATAAGATCAAGTCATGGAATCAGCTTGACTGGCAACTATATGTCTACTTTAATAGATCTTTTTGGGATCAAGTGCATAAATTTGGAAAAGAACGTATGAAGCATGAAGTGACAGAACTTAGGAGGCGACGGGCTGAAATGTCTGAGACTTGCTTGTTGGGAGAAGTGGGCCCAGAAGACATAAGGGACAAATCTTTGAGACCATTCCAGTATGGGATGGCCAAGATTATTGGTTACAACCTAAAGTCAGGATTGGGAGTTGCTGAACAACTACTGTGCCGGAGACTGGTGACTCCAGAACTTCAGTATAGTGATCTTTTACGTGTTAAACAGCAACagaggacaaaaaaaacccctaaaaaataa